A genomic segment from Chitinophaga flava encodes:
- a CDS encoding basic secretory family protein, with protein MKYPLKDCIIPIVACTLLFCSCSKSALVSPDPQNNPANMPGGKQTSVSAAATTPVGTVIYTSNGYTLTFTNNDATFDDAVRQRLVNTFFTVYPKMLNRFYPGATKKVTFLIDPNYNGVAYTSGDQSVYSPAWFRSHPEDIDVVTHEVMHIVQAYTGGTPGWLTEGIADYARYKYGVNNGPAGWSLPNWSSSQKYTDAYRVTARFLVWLENHVRSTIADDLNTALRNKTYTANTWNQLTGKSVDQLWTDYSNNPAL; from the coding sequence ATGAAATATCCATTGAAGGATTGCATCATTCCCATTGTTGCATGTACGCTGTTATTCTGTTCCTGCAGCAAATCCGCCCTCGTATCTCCTGATCCGCAAAACAATCCGGCTAATATGCCCGGAGGAAAACAAACCAGTGTAAGCGCTGCTGCCACCACACCTGTAGGTACTGTTATCTATACCAGCAACGGCTATACGCTTACCTTCACCAACAACGATGCTACCTTTGACGATGCCGTGCGTCAAAGATTGGTAAACACCTTCTTTACTGTTTATCCAAAAATGCTAAATCGATTTTATCCTGGCGCGACAAAAAAAGTAACTTTCCTCATTGATCCCAATTACAATGGGGTGGCTTACACCTCCGGTGACCAGAGCGTTTACAGCCCGGCCTGGTTTCGCAGCCATCCGGAAGATATAGATGTGGTAACCCATGAGGTAATGCATATCGTTCAGGCATATACGGGCGGAACGCCAGGATGGCTGACAGAAGGTATTGCCGATTATGCCCGTTATAAATATGGTGTCAACAACGGCCCTGCAGGATGGTCGCTGCCCAACTGGTCGTCTTCTCAAAAATACACAGATGCCTATCGTGTTACTGCCCGTTTCCTCGTATGGCTCGAAAACCATGTACGCAGCACTATTGCAGATGACCTTAACACCGCGTTACGAAACAAAACCTATACGGCCAATACCTGGAACCAGCTCACCGGTAAATCTGTAGATCAGCTATGGACGGACTATTCCAATAATCCGGCATTATAA
- a CDS encoding winged helix-turn-helix transcriptional regulator — translation MRKENSSNAINRQFLSESCILNAAVDAFSGRWIPQIIYSISEGLNRFHLLKNELPNISEQVLGRKLKELEKEGIIIKEVIPDTVPVGVCYILTGKGKDLLPIFVSICEWGKKYVVENEMS, via the coding sequence ATGCGTAAGGAAAATTCCAGCAATGCTATCAACAGGCAGTTCCTTTCTGAATCCTGTATATTAAATGCAGCCGTGGATGCATTCAGCGGGCGTTGGATTCCTCAGATCATTTACTCAATTTCAGAGGGATTGAATCGTTTTCATTTATTGAAGAATGAATTGCCCAATATTTCGGAGCAGGTACTAGGTAGAAAACTGAAGGAGTTGGAGAAGGAGGGTATTATTATTAAAGAAGTAATTCCGGATACTGTTCCGGTGGGAGTTTGTTATATTCTTACCGGGAAGGGGAAAGATTTACTGCCGATATTTGTCAGTATATGTGAATGGGGAAAAAAATATGTGGTGGAAAATGAGATGAGTTGA
- a CDS encoding NAD-dependent epimerase/dehydratase family protein → MQTILGSGGAIGVELTKALNVYTHDIRLVSRNPQKINDTDILFPADLNETHQLDKAIEGSETCYVTIGFDYDIAVWEAKWYAFMQRVIASCIRHKTRLVFFDNVYAIGGNHVNHITETSPVSPVSRKGAVRAKVDQLIIENVEKGNIEAIIARAPDFFGPVKHKSLMMGLIYDSLIQHTPAKWLCNADVIHSSGLTRDLAIGTAMLGNHDNTFNQIWNLPVATEGLTGRQWTELFATALNKPHQIEVLSHDAIAAIGLSDSIIRETHEMLYQYDRDYYFDSTKFNNRFNYTPTSNREAVQFTVESLAVQ, encoded by the coding sequence ATGCAAACAATTTTAGGCTCCGGCGGAGCAATAGGCGTGGAACTAACCAAAGCACTGAACGTATATACCCATGATATCCGGCTGGTTAGCCGGAATCCTCAGAAAATCAACGACACAGATATACTGTTTCCGGCCGATTTGAATGAAACACATCAGCTAGATAAGGCCATTGAAGGCAGCGAAACCTGTTACGTTACCATAGGCTTCGACTATGATATCGCGGTATGGGAGGCTAAATGGTACGCTTTCATGCAACGGGTAATAGCTTCATGTATCCGTCATAAAACCAGGCTCGTTTTCTTCGACAATGTATACGCCATTGGAGGCAACCATGTTAATCATATCACCGAAACCTCCCCTGTGAGCCCTGTCAGCAGAAAAGGAGCCGTACGGGCAAAGGTGGATCAGCTAATTATCGAAAATGTTGAAAAAGGCAATATAGAAGCTATTATTGCAAGAGCTCCTGATTTTTTCGGGCCTGTTAAACACAAGAGTCTGATGATGGGGCTGATTTATGATAGTCTGATACAGCACACTCCCGCTAAATGGTTATGCAATGCAGACGTTATTCATTCCAGCGGGCTTACAAGAGACCTCGCCATTGGCACTGCCATGTTAGGCAACCACGACAATACCTTCAATCAGATATGGAATTTACCAGTCGCTACAGAAGGGCTAACCGGCAGACAATGGACAGAGCTATTTGCCACCGCATTAAATAAACCCCATCAAATTGAAGTCTTGTCTCATGACGCCATTGCAGCAATAGGGCTGTCAGATTCCATTATCCGGGAAACACATGAAATGCTTTATCAATACGACCGGGATTATTATTTTGACAGTACTAAATTTAATAACAGGTTTAACTACACTCCTACCAGCAATCGCGAAGCAGTGCAATTCACGGTGGAAAGTCTTGCTGTACAGTAA